From the Cyclopterus lumpus isolate fCycLum1 chromosome 25, fCycLum1.pri, whole genome shotgun sequence genome, one window contains:
- the zmp:0000000881 gene encoding cytokinesis protein sepH isoform X3, with translation MLRLDAAAFPLQQQSHPAAAFMAYSTSTLAEGSFGKVYKQKYNDTWAAIKKVPHHFINKKDLERECAVYNKANHPNIVKLLGNINLKDGKWIIPLEFISGEDLETTIFKASKSKIQVSPSVKGTIILGMCEGLLHLHSKDIVHQDLKPENIMVEHDTNRAVIIDLGLAKFFRFGLNSAMDMGNEAYSAPEVLQRFSQRDQRSDVWALGKIIAELCARIRLYTPSVCPAKIKAIMQDQPYCQAVCRMVETNPTLRASVGGVISDIRKAAGAAAVTDTNTPVQKDHLKLPSSHIVRNPSPIPVDRGASPANRDPSPMNRVPSPMNRDPSPMNRIPSPMNRDPSPMNRIPSPMNRDPSPMNRIPSPMNRDPSPMNRDPSPMNRVPSPMIRAPLPQNKSPSPLNWERSPKPEFKALRPQAAMHLHPSPQRTEDRNKNQALVPTSGAELTQDFQNMKLFQEAAKDLPCNLPTTGRVVVRRFEEKNGEVETWEQKEVVTRDGKIIKFDDIKFNSK, from the exons ATGCTCAGACTTGACGCGGCAGCTTTCCCTCTACAGCAACAAAG TCATCCCGCCGCGGCCTTCATGGCGTACTCCACCAGCACTCTGGCAGAGGGCTCCTTTGGGAAGGTGTACAAGCAGAAGTACAACGATACCTGGGCCGCTATAAAGAAGGTCCCCCATCACTTCATCAACAAGAAGGACCTGGAGAGAGAGTGTGCAGTCTACAA CAAGGCAAATCATCCCAACATTGTGAAGCTTCTGGGCAATATCAATCTCAAAGATGGAAAATGGATCATTCCTCTAGAGTTTATCTCGGGAGAGGACTTGGAGACCACCATCTTCAAAGCGTCAAAGTCTAAAATACAG GTGTCCCCTTCTGTTAAAGGCACTATCATCCTGGGCATGTGTGAAGGGCTGCTTCACCTCCACTCCAAAGATATTGTCCATCAAGACCTCAAGCCTGAAAACATCATG GTGGAGCACGATACGAACAGAGCCGTCATCATCGACCTGGGACTGGCTAAGTTCTTCCGATTTGGCCTCAACTCTGCCATGGACATGGGGAACGAGGCCTACTCAGCCCCCGAGGTGCTGCAGAGGTTCAGCCAGAGGGACCAGCGCTCAGACGTGTGGGCCCTGGGTAAGATCATCGCTGAGCTATGTGCCCGGATTCGACTTTACACACCAAGCGTCTGTCCCGCCAAGATCAAGGCGATCATGCAGGATCAGCCATACTGCCAAGCTGTGTGTAGGATGGTGGAAACCAACCCCACTCTAAGGGCCTCCGTGGGCGGGGTCATTAGTGACATACGAAAGGCCGCAGGTGCAGCCGCCGTCACCGACACCAATACACCAGTTCAAAAAGACCACCTTAAGCTACCTTCTTCTCACATTGTCAGAAACCCGTCTCCAATACCAGTGGACAGAGGTGCGTCTCCAGCGAACAGGGACCCATCTCCAATGAACAGGGTCCCATCTCCAATGAACAGGGACCCATCTCCAATGAACAGGATCCCATCTCCAATGAACAGGGACCCATCACCAATGAACAGGATCCCATCTCCAATGAACAGGGACCCATCACCAATGAACAGGATCCCATCTCCAATGAACAGGGACCCATCACCAATGAACAGGGACCCATCACCAATGAACAGGGTCCCATCTCCAATGATCAGGGCCCCATTACCACAAAACAAGTCTCCATCACCGCTGAATTGGGAACGCTCACCCAAACCGGAATTTAAAGCTTTGCGGCCTCAAGCCGCAATGCACCTCCATCCTTCCCctcagaggacagaggacaggaacAAAAACCAGGCTCTGGTCCCGACAAGCGGAGCAGAGCTTACCCAAGACTTCCAGAATATGAAGTTGTTCCAAGAGGCTGCCAAGGACCTGCCCTGCAATCTGCCCACAACAGGGAGGGTGGTGGTGCGGCGCTTTGAGGAGAAAAACGGGGAGGTTGAAACATgggagcagaaggaggtggTGACTCGTGACGGGAAGATAATCAAGTTCGACGACATCAAGTTTAATAGCAAGTAA
- the zmp:0000000881 gene encoding dual specificity testis-specific protein kinase 1 isoform X1: MCVGKPPLPHIGCLSATSSTVTCPAVHQPCSPLIGSTLHTLCCLWHIAAQARLLRFRPWAGYKKEAWNRYKERQLCASMLRLDAAAFPLQQQRPWAGYKKEAWNRYKERQLCASMLRLDAAAFPLQQQSHPAAAFMAYSTSTLAEGSFGKVYKQKYNDTWAAIKKVPHHFINKKDLERECAVYNKANHPNIVKLLGNINLKDGKWIIPLEFISGEDLETTIFKASKSKIQVSPSVKGTIILGMCEGLLHLHSKDIVHQDLKPENIMVEHDTNRAVIIDLGLAKFFRFGLNSAMDMGNEAYSAPEVLQRFSQRDQRSDVWALGKIIAELCARIRLYTPSVCPAKIKAIMQDQPYCQAVCRMVETNPTLRASVGGVISDIRKAAGAAAVTDTNTPVQKDHLKLPSSHIVRNPSPIPVDRGASPANRDPSPMNRVPSPMNRDPSPMNRIPSPMNRDPSPMNRIPSPMNRDPSPMNRIPSPMNRDPSPMNRDPSPMNRVPSPMIRAPLPQNKSPSPLNWERSPKPEFKALRPQAAMHLHPSPQRTEDRNKNQALVPTSGAELTQDFQNMKLFQEAAKDLPCNLPTTGRVVVRRFEEKNGEVETWEQKEVVTRDGKIIKFDDIKFNSK; the protein is encoded by the exons ATGTGTGTGGGAAAACCCCCTCTCCCTCATATTGGCTGCCTCAGTGCGACCTCATCCACAGTCACATGCCCTGCTGTTCATCAGCCATGTTCTCCTCTCATTGGTTCCACATTACATACTTTATGTTGTCTGTGGCACATTGCCGCTCAGGCCCGTCTGCTTCGTTTCAGGCCATGGGCAGGATACAAGAAGGAGGCGTGGAACAGGTATAAAGAGAGGCAACTATGTGCCTCCATGCTCAGACTTGACGCGGCAGCTTTCCCTCTACAGCAACAAAG GCCATGGGCAGGATACAAGAAGGAGGCGTGGAACAGGTATAAAGAGAGGCAACTATGTGCCTCCATGCTCAGACTTGACGCGGCAGCTTTCCCTCTACAGCAACAAAG TCATCCCGCCGCGGCCTTCATGGCGTACTCCACCAGCACTCTGGCAGAGGGCTCCTTTGGGAAGGTGTACAAGCAGAAGTACAACGATACCTGGGCCGCTATAAAGAAGGTCCCCCATCACTTCATCAACAAGAAGGACCTGGAGAGAGAGTGTGCAGTCTACAA CAAGGCAAATCATCCCAACATTGTGAAGCTTCTGGGCAATATCAATCTCAAAGATGGAAAATGGATCATTCCTCTAGAGTTTATCTCGGGAGAGGACTTGGAGACCACCATCTTCAAAGCGTCAAAGTCTAAAATACAG GTGTCCCCTTCTGTTAAAGGCACTATCATCCTGGGCATGTGTGAAGGGCTGCTTCACCTCCACTCCAAAGATATTGTCCATCAAGACCTCAAGCCTGAAAACATCATG GTGGAGCACGATACGAACAGAGCCGTCATCATCGACCTGGGACTGGCTAAGTTCTTCCGATTTGGCCTCAACTCTGCCATGGACATGGGGAACGAGGCCTACTCAGCCCCCGAGGTGCTGCAGAGGTTCAGCCAGAGGGACCAGCGCTCAGACGTGTGGGCCCTGGGTAAGATCATCGCTGAGCTATGTGCCCGGATTCGACTTTACACACCAAGCGTCTGTCCCGCCAAGATCAAGGCGATCATGCAGGATCAGCCATACTGCCAAGCTGTGTGTAGGATGGTGGAAACCAACCCCACTCTAAGGGCCTCCGTGGGCGGGGTCATTAGTGACATACGAAAGGCCGCAGGTGCAGCCGCCGTCACCGACACCAATACACCAGTTCAAAAAGACCACCTTAAGCTACCTTCTTCTCACATTGTCAGAAACCCGTCTCCAATACCAGTGGACAGAGGTGCGTCTCCAGCGAACAGGGACCCATCTCCAATGAACAGGGTCCCATCTCCAATGAACAGGGACCCATCTCCAATGAACAGGATCCCATCTCCAATGAACAGGGACCCATCACCAATGAACAGGATCCCATCTCCAATGAACAGGGACCCATCACCAATGAACAGGATCCCATCTCCAATGAACAGGGACCCATCACCAATGAACAGGGACCCATCACCAATGAACAGGGTCCCATCTCCAATGATCAGGGCCCCATTACCACAAAACAAGTCTCCATCACCGCTGAATTGGGAACGCTCACCCAAACCGGAATTTAAAGCTTTGCGGCCTCAAGCCGCAATGCACCTCCATCCTTCCCctcagaggacagaggacaggaacAAAAACCAGGCTCTGGTCCCGACAAGCGGAGCAGAGCTTACCCAAGACTTCCAGAATATGAAGTTGTTCCAAGAGGCTGCCAAGGACCTGCCCTGCAATCTGCCCACAACAGGGAGGGTGGTGGTGCGGCGCTTTGAGGAGAAAAACGGGGAGGTTGAAACATgggagcagaaggaggtggTGACTCGTGACGGGAAGATAATCAAGTTCGACGACATCAAGTTTAATAGCAAGTAA
- the si:dkey-199f5.8 gene encoding beta-1,4-galactosyltransferase 3, translating into MISIQSKWRYLFMFLGIQLVVMALLSREGYQKRVSYFIRIFRKPDTTGLSGRNHTAAGIAGGDVYANLSHLSKTHSQGDEMPYCPKTSPLIGGPIHVSFPSGLTTAQVQRKNPLVVRGGRYRPPDCEARHRTAIIIPHRHREHHLKFLLYYLHPFLQRQQLNYGIYVIHQAGNYTFNRAKLMNVGFREAMKEEDWDCLFFHDVDLIPEDDRNTYVCDSNPKHAAIAMDKFGYKLPYKMYFGGVSALSPLHYLKMNGFPNNYWGWGGEDDDIGIRVTLGGMYITRPSVKVGRYKMIKHKLDKGNGVNPKRFNMLAKTRQTWRSDGMNTAEYETISRQYLPLYTNITVNIGTEAGLHPPPPLPPAKAAVEKTDQVPSKATAKPSAKLKEGRTEKMSAPRDR; encoded by the exons ATGATCAGCATCCAGTCCAAATGGCGCTACCTTTTCATGTTCCTGGGCATTCAGCTGGTGGTCATGGCACTGCTGTCCCGAGAGGGATACCAGAAGAGGGTCTCCTACTTCATCCGCATCTTCCGAAAGCCGGACACCACTGGTTTGTCAGGTCGCAACCACACGGCAGCGGGCATCGCTGGCGGGGATGTATATGCCAACCTCTCCCACCTATCCAAAACTCATAGCCAGGGAGATGAAATGCCTTACTGCCCTAAGACGTCTCCTCTAATTG GTGGGCCGATCCACGTCAGCTTTCCGTCGGGGCTCACAACTGCACAGGTTCAGAGGAAAAATCCCTTGGTGGTGCGAGGAGGACGCTACAGGCCGCCTGACTGTGAGGCGAGGCACCGAACAGCCATCATCATTccccacagacacagagaacACCACCTGAAGTTCCTACTGTACTACCTGCATCCTTTCCTCCAGCGACAGCAGCTCAACTATGGAATTTACGTCATTCAccag GCCGGAAACTACACTTTCAACAGGGCCAAGCTGATGAATGTGGGTTTCCGGGAGGCCATGAAGGAGGAAGACTGGGACTGTCTCTTCTTCCATGATGTGGACCTCATCCCCGAGGACGATCGCAACACGTACGTCTGCGACTCCAACCCCAAGCACGCCGCCATCGCCATGGACAAGTTCGGCTATAA GCTTCCGTACAAGATGTACTTTGGAGGAGTGTCAGCTCTGTCGCCACTGCACTACCTCAAGATGAATGGCTTTCCCAACAACTACTGGGGTTGGGGTGGAGAGGACGACGATATTGGAATCCG AGTGACTCTGGGGGGGATGTACATCACTCGTCCATCGGTGAAAGTCGGTCGTTACAAGATGATTAAACACAAGCTGGACAAAGGCAATGGCGTGAACCCAAAGAG GTTCAACATGCTGGCCAAGACACGTCAGACCTGGAGGTCGGATGGGATGAACACCGCTGAATATGAGACAATCTCCCGGCAGTACCTGCCTCTTTACACCAACATCACTGTCAACATTGGCACCGAGGCCGGTTTAcatccacctccaccactgCCTCCTGCCAAAGCTGCAGTGGAAAAAACTGACCAAGTCCCATCAAAAGCCACAGCCAAACCCTCTGCCAAACTCAAAGAGGGCCGCACAGAGAAAATGTCTGCTCCAAGAGACCGCTAA
- the zmp:0000000881 gene encoding cytokinesis protein sepH isoform X2: protein MLRLDAAAFPLQQQRPWAGYKKEAWNRYKERQLCASMLRLDAAAFPLQQQSHPAAAFMAYSTSTLAEGSFGKVYKQKYNDTWAAIKKVPHHFINKKDLERECAVYNKANHPNIVKLLGNINLKDGKWIIPLEFISGEDLETTIFKASKSKIQVSPSVKGTIILGMCEGLLHLHSKDIVHQDLKPENIMVEHDTNRAVIIDLGLAKFFRFGLNSAMDMGNEAYSAPEVLQRFSQRDQRSDVWALGKIIAELCARIRLYTPSVCPAKIKAIMQDQPYCQAVCRMVETNPTLRASVGGVISDIRKAAGAAAVTDTNTPVQKDHLKLPSSHIVRNPSPIPVDRGASPANRDPSPMNRVPSPMNRDPSPMNRIPSPMNRDPSPMNRIPSPMNRDPSPMNRIPSPMNRDPSPMNRDPSPMNRVPSPMIRAPLPQNKSPSPLNWERSPKPEFKALRPQAAMHLHPSPQRTEDRNKNQALVPTSGAELTQDFQNMKLFQEAAKDLPCNLPTTGRVVVRRFEEKNGEVETWEQKEVVTRDGKIIKFDDIKFNSK, encoded by the exons ATGCTCAGACTTGACGCGGCAGCTTTCCCTCTACAGCAACAAAG GCCATGGGCAGGATACAAGAAGGAGGCGTGGAACAGGTATAAAGAGAGGCAACTATGTGCCTCCATGCTCAGACTTGACGCGGCAGCTTTCCCTCTACAGCAACAAAG TCATCCCGCCGCGGCCTTCATGGCGTACTCCACCAGCACTCTGGCAGAGGGCTCCTTTGGGAAGGTGTACAAGCAGAAGTACAACGATACCTGGGCCGCTATAAAGAAGGTCCCCCATCACTTCATCAACAAGAAGGACCTGGAGAGAGAGTGTGCAGTCTACAA CAAGGCAAATCATCCCAACATTGTGAAGCTTCTGGGCAATATCAATCTCAAAGATGGAAAATGGATCATTCCTCTAGAGTTTATCTCGGGAGAGGACTTGGAGACCACCATCTTCAAAGCGTCAAAGTCTAAAATACAG GTGTCCCCTTCTGTTAAAGGCACTATCATCCTGGGCATGTGTGAAGGGCTGCTTCACCTCCACTCCAAAGATATTGTCCATCAAGACCTCAAGCCTGAAAACATCATG GTGGAGCACGATACGAACAGAGCCGTCATCATCGACCTGGGACTGGCTAAGTTCTTCCGATTTGGCCTCAACTCTGCCATGGACATGGGGAACGAGGCCTACTCAGCCCCCGAGGTGCTGCAGAGGTTCAGCCAGAGGGACCAGCGCTCAGACGTGTGGGCCCTGGGTAAGATCATCGCTGAGCTATGTGCCCGGATTCGACTTTACACACCAAGCGTCTGTCCCGCCAAGATCAAGGCGATCATGCAGGATCAGCCATACTGCCAAGCTGTGTGTAGGATGGTGGAAACCAACCCCACTCTAAGGGCCTCCGTGGGCGGGGTCATTAGTGACATACGAAAGGCCGCAGGTGCAGCCGCCGTCACCGACACCAATACACCAGTTCAAAAAGACCACCTTAAGCTACCTTCTTCTCACATTGTCAGAAACCCGTCTCCAATACCAGTGGACAGAGGTGCGTCTCCAGCGAACAGGGACCCATCTCCAATGAACAGGGTCCCATCTCCAATGAACAGGGACCCATCTCCAATGAACAGGATCCCATCTCCAATGAACAGGGACCCATCACCAATGAACAGGATCCCATCTCCAATGAACAGGGACCCATCACCAATGAACAGGATCCCATCTCCAATGAACAGGGACCCATCACCAATGAACAGGGACCCATCACCAATGAACAGGGTCCCATCTCCAATGATCAGGGCCCCATTACCACAAAACAAGTCTCCATCACCGCTGAATTGGGAACGCTCACCCAAACCGGAATTTAAAGCTTTGCGGCCTCAAGCCGCAATGCACCTCCATCCTTCCCctcagaggacagaggacaggaacAAAAACCAGGCTCTGGTCCCGACAAGCGGAGCAGAGCTTACCCAAGACTTCCAGAATATGAAGTTGTTCCAAGAGGCTGCCAAGGACCTGCCCTGCAATCTGCCCACAACAGGGAGGGTGGTGGTGCGGCGCTTTGAGGAGAAAAACGGGGAGGTTGAAACATgggagcagaaggaggtggTGACTCGTGACGGGAAGATAATCAAGTTCGACGACATCAAGTTTAATAGCAAGTAA